A single region of the Salvia miltiorrhiza cultivar Shanhuang (shh) chromosome 8, IMPLAD_Smil_shh, whole genome shotgun sequence genome encodes:
- the LOC130999804 gene encoding putative disease resistance protein RGA4 isoform X1, translated as MEGEVAAAVLQPLVQNLIDLSNNEISQIRDLKKDAAKLAGSLDMIKNFLNDAETRTITQEAVKCWLKKLEDVVFDADNVLDEFNYHILSKQIKAAEPKKLAKVPSCFSCFKHISRSRNMALKIKEINENLESINEEVDKFGLVEKLANEPALVIAAVETAAYTLDPIFIGRDDAASKVVEMLTANSITIGEHAVSVISIVGMGGLGKTTLTRKVLNRLKNDNRFRSYIWVHVSPNFDPIILFKKILKEVSQNNKDILSKSDEGAVESKQDILSKLKIALEDKTYLLVLDDVWNEERSKWEDFINSLLGVSGVVKGNAIVVTTRNMNVASIVNPLHVHQLKGLSDEECWSIIRVKAFGKEDVPSELEATGTQIAKRCQGLPLAANVVGGVLHNKPKEKWRLIEEKWLSANEGGVDITNILRLSFDNLSPPLLKKCFAYCAMFPKGSKIIKQKLIEMWTAEGFLQADGSDDMGEIFFNVLLHNSLLQASERDRFGNVESYGMHDLVHDLACSVSSSSNNTSGSSRGRYISLGDDNCGDISSPIAKEMAKSVRSLLISFKDDISDINFSDFESLHVLGLDSEVKELSFDIRKLIHLRYFDISKTEIVYLPSTIKYLINLRHLYINEYSTVELPMGIGRLTSLQTLNCFPVGDENGCKIEELGSLINLKGELEIRNLERVHDKEEAGKANLFKKSKILTLCLKWNGSREGETNDEDVLESLQPHSDLRELKIRGFNGSRFPLWTEKMSVRDAPQGSWVLLNNLMSLILYNCKECEEIPMLGQLPNLKSLVLIGLDNVKCINSSFYGMVNNDTRIVFPALERFQLVFMDKLAEWAEIEISDGSEVKLFPRLQHLQIKWCEQLMSVPSHVSSSCLQHLSIRGIGVECLPADWLLSNSETLYWLSIKDCWNLREISDRRGEEESEGRSFTITSLPIFPRLTYLKIKGVPKLSLETVDAMRRLQIHGSKYIDPDGDGEYQYLLLEIVVFVFYLKMKF; from the coding sequence ATGGAAGGAGAAGTTGCTGCCGCCGTCCTTCAACCTCTAGTTCAAAACCTCATCGACCTCTCCAACAATGAGATCTCTCAGATCCGAGATCTCAAAAAAGATGCCGCAAAGCTAGCCGGGAGTCTCGACATGATAAAAAATTTCTTGAACGATGCCGAGACGCGTACCATCACCCAGGAAGCTGTCAAGTGCTGGCTGAAGAAGCTTGAAGACGTGGTGTTCGATGCTGACAATGTTTTGGATGAATTCAACTATCATATTCTCTCCAAACAAATCAAGGCCGCTGAACCCAAGAAGCTGGCAAAGGTACCATCATGCTTCTCATGCTTCAAGCATATTTCACGTTCTCGAAATATGGCTCttaaaatcaaagaaatcaaTGAGAATTTGGAGTCCATTAACGAAGAGGTGGACAAGTTTGGCCTGGTAGAGAAGCTTGCCAATGAGCCTGCTTTGGTTATTGCTGCTGTGGAAACTGCTGCATACACTCTTGATCCAATTTTTATTGGAAGAGATGATGCTGCGTCGAAAGTAGTTGAGATGCTTACCGCCAATAGCATCACAATTGGTGAACACGCAGTGTCCGTCATTTCCATTGTAGGGATGGGGGGATTGGGGAAGACAACTTTGACTAGGAAAGTCTTGAATCGTCTGAAGAATGATAATCGGTTTAGGTCATATATTTGGGTGCATGTTTCTCCAAATTTTGATCCAATAATTCTTTTCAAGAAAATTCTCAAAGAGGTTTCCCAAAATAACAAAGATATTCTTTCAAAGTCTGATGAAGGTGCAGTTGAGAGTAAGCAAGATATTCTTTCAAAGCTTAAAATAGCTTTGGAAGATAAAACTTATCTTCTTGTACTCGATGACGTCTGGAATGAAGAGCGTTCCAAATGGGAAGATTTTATTAATTCCTTGTTGGGAGTTAGTGGTGTCGTCAAAGGAAATGCCATTGTTGTTACGACCAGAAATATGAACGTGGCTTCAATTGTGAATCCACTTCATGTACATCAGTTGAAAGGCTTATCGGATGAAGAGTGTTGGTCAATAATCAGAGTAAAAGCCTTTGGAAAAGAAGATGTTCCGTCAGAACTTGAGGCCACTGGGACACAGATAGCGAAAAGATGTCAAGGATTGCCATTAGCTGCCAACGTAGTTGGGGGAGTGCTGCATAATAAACCCAAGGAAAAATGGCGTTTAATAGAGGAGAAATGGCTTTCAGCCAATGAAGGAGGAGTTGATATCACAAACATATTAAGATTGAGCTTTGATAATCTGTCTCCGCCATTACTTAAGAAGTGCTTTGCGTACTGTGCGATGTTTCCTAAAGGCTCCAAAATCATCAAACAGAAACTGATTGAGATGTGGACGGCAGAAGGTTTTCTTCAAGCAGATGGAAGCGATGACATGGGTGAAATTTTTTTCAACGTTCTTCTGCATAACTCTTTACTGCAAGCTTCAGAGAGAGATCGTTTCGGAAATGTAGAAAGTTATGGCATGCATGATCTTGTACATGATCTCGCTTGTTCTGTTTCAAGTTCCTCTAACAATACAAGCGGTAGCAGCCGAGGTCGATATATCAGTCTTGGAGACGACAACTGCGGAGATATATCAAGTCCTATCGCAAAAGAAATGGCAAAATCTGTGCGTTCATTATTAATATCATTCAAAGATGATATTTCTGATATCAACTTCTCAGACTTCGAAAGTTTGCATGTTTTAGGTCTTGACTCTGAAGTTAAAGAGTTGTCATTTGATATTCGGAAGTTGATACATTTGAGATATTTTGACATTTCAAAAACAGAAATTGTATATTTGCCAAGTACGATTAAGTACTTGATTAACTTGAGGCATCTTTATATTAATGAGTACTCGACGGTAGAGTTGCCTATGGGAATTGGGAGATTAACTTCTCTCCAAACGCTAAACTGCTTTCCAGTGGGCGATGAGAATGGCTGCAAAATTGAAGAGCTCGGAagtttgattaatcttaaagGAGAGTTAGAGATTCGGAATCTGGAAAGGGTTCATGACAAGGAAGAGGCTGGAAAAGCCAATTtattcaaaaagtcaaaaatattGACGCTGTGTTTGAAATGGAATGGAAGCAGAGAAGGTGAAACAAATGATGAGGATGTATTGGAAAGCCTTCAACCTCACTCAGATCTGAGGGAGTTAAAGATCCGGGGATTCAATGGCAGTAGGTTTCCATTATGGACTGAGAAGATGTCAGTTCGAGATGCGCCTCAAGGCTCTTGGGTGCTACTTAACAACTTAATGTCGTTAATACTCTATAACTGCAAAGAATGTGAAGAGATCCCAATGTTGGGGCAGTTGCCCAATCTCAAGTCCCTTGTGTTGATTGGATTGGACAATGTGAAGTGTATAAATTCATCATTCTACGGAATGGTGAACAACGACACACGCATTGTTTTTCCAGCTCTCGAGAGGTTTCAATTGGTCTTCATGGATAAGCTGGCAGAGTGGGCAGAAATAGAAATTTCGGATGGAAGTGAAGTGAAGCTATTTCCTCGCCTCCAACATTTGCAAATTAAGTGGTGTGAGCAATTGATGAGTGTTCCAAGTCATGTGTCGTCATCATGCCTTCAACATTTGTCAATTAGGGGGATCGGTGTGGAATGTCTGCCAGCTGATTGGTTATTGAGTAACAGCGAGACTCTCTATTGGTTGAGTATAAAGGACTGCTGGAATTTGAGAGAAATATCAGATAGGAGGGGAGAAGAAGAATCAGAAGGAAGAAGCTTCACAATCACATCCCTCCCTATATTCCCTCGTCTGACATATTTGAAAATCAAAGGCGTTCCTAAGTTAAGTTTGGAGACTGTGGATGCAATGCGGCGCCTCCAAATTCATGGCTCCAAATACATTGACCCTGACGGTGACGGTGAGTATCAATATCTTTTGCTAGAAATAGttgtatttgtattttatttgaaaatgaaattctaA
- the LOC130999804 gene encoding putative disease resistance protein RGA4 isoform X2, whose protein sequence is MEGEVAAAVLQPLVQNLIDLSNNEISQIRDLKKDAAKLAGSLDMIKNFLNDAETRTITQEAVKCWLKKLEDVVFDADNVLDEFNYHILSKQIKAAEPKKLAKVPSCFSCFKHISRSRNMALKIKEINENLESINEEVDKFGLVEKLANEPALVIAAVETAAYTLDPIFIGRDDAASKVVEMLTANSITIGEHAVSVISIVGMGGLGKTTLTRKVLNRLKNDNRFRSYIWVHVSPNFDPIILFKKILKEVSQNNKDILSKSDEGAVESKQDILSKLKIALEDKTYLLVLDDVWNEERSKWEDFINSLLGVSGVVKGNAIVVTTRNMNVASIVNPLHVHQLKGLSDEECWSIIRVKAFGKEDVPSELEATGTQIAKRCQGLPLAANVVGGVLHNKPKEKWRLIEEKWLSANEGGVDITNILRLSFDNLSPPLLKKCFAYCAMFPKGSKIIKQKLIEMWTAEGFLQADGSDDMGEIFFNVLLHNSLLQASERDRFGNVESYGMHDLVHDLACSVSSSSNNTSGSSRGRYISLGDDNCGDISSPIAKEMAKSVRSLLISFKDDISDINFSDFESLHVLGLDSEVKELSFDIRKLIHLRYFDISKTEIVYLPSTIKYLINLRHLYINEYSTVELPMGIGRLTSLQTLNCFPVGDENGCKIEELGSLINLKGELEIRNLERVHDKEEAGKANLFKKSKILTLCLKWNGSREGETNDEDVLESLQPHSDLRELKIRGFNGSRFPLWTEKMSVRDAPQGSWVLLNNLMSLILYNCKECEEIPMLGQLPNLKSLVLIGLDNVKCINSSFYGMVNNDTRIVFPALERFQLVFMDKLAEWAEIEISDGSEVKLFPRLQHLQIKWCEQLMSVPSHVSSSCLQHLSIRGIGVECLPADWLLSNSETLYWLSIKDCWNLREISDRRGEEESEGRSFTITSLPIFPRLTYLKIKGVPKLSLETVDAMRRLQIHGSKYIDPDE, encoded by the exons ATGGAAGGAGAAGTTGCTGCCGCCGTCCTTCAACCTCTAGTTCAAAACCTCATCGACCTCTCCAACAATGAGATCTCTCAGATCCGAGATCTCAAAAAAGATGCCGCAAAGCTAGCCGGGAGTCTCGACATGATAAAAAATTTCTTGAACGATGCCGAGACGCGTACCATCACCCAGGAAGCTGTCAAGTGCTGGCTGAAGAAGCTTGAAGACGTGGTGTTCGATGCTGACAATGTTTTGGATGAATTCAACTATCATATTCTCTCCAAACAAATCAAGGCCGCTGAACCCAAGAAGCTGGCAAAGGTACCATCATGCTTCTCATGCTTCAAGCATATTTCACGTTCTCGAAATATGGCTCttaaaatcaaagaaatcaaTGAGAATTTGGAGTCCATTAACGAAGAGGTGGACAAGTTTGGCCTGGTAGAGAAGCTTGCCAATGAGCCTGCTTTGGTTATTGCTGCTGTGGAAACTGCTGCATACACTCTTGATCCAATTTTTATTGGAAGAGATGATGCTGCGTCGAAAGTAGTTGAGATGCTTACCGCCAATAGCATCACAATTGGTGAACACGCAGTGTCCGTCATTTCCATTGTAGGGATGGGGGGATTGGGGAAGACAACTTTGACTAGGAAAGTCTTGAATCGTCTGAAGAATGATAATCGGTTTAGGTCATATATTTGGGTGCATGTTTCTCCAAATTTTGATCCAATAATTCTTTTCAAGAAAATTCTCAAAGAGGTTTCCCAAAATAACAAAGATATTCTTTCAAAGTCTGATGAAGGTGCAGTTGAGAGTAAGCAAGATATTCTTTCAAAGCTTAAAATAGCTTTGGAAGATAAAACTTATCTTCTTGTACTCGATGACGTCTGGAATGAAGAGCGTTCCAAATGGGAAGATTTTATTAATTCCTTGTTGGGAGTTAGTGGTGTCGTCAAAGGAAATGCCATTGTTGTTACGACCAGAAATATGAACGTGGCTTCAATTGTGAATCCACTTCATGTACATCAGTTGAAAGGCTTATCGGATGAAGAGTGTTGGTCAATAATCAGAGTAAAAGCCTTTGGAAAAGAAGATGTTCCGTCAGAACTTGAGGCCACTGGGACACAGATAGCGAAAAGATGTCAAGGATTGCCATTAGCTGCCAACGTAGTTGGGGGAGTGCTGCATAATAAACCCAAGGAAAAATGGCGTTTAATAGAGGAGAAATGGCTTTCAGCCAATGAAGGAGGAGTTGATATCACAAACATATTAAGATTGAGCTTTGATAATCTGTCTCCGCCATTACTTAAGAAGTGCTTTGCGTACTGTGCGATGTTTCCTAAAGGCTCCAAAATCATCAAACAGAAACTGATTGAGATGTGGACGGCAGAAGGTTTTCTTCAAGCAGATGGAAGCGATGACATGGGTGAAATTTTTTTCAACGTTCTTCTGCATAACTCTTTACTGCAAGCTTCAGAGAGAGATCGTTTCGGAAATGTAGAAAGTTATGGCATGCATGATCTTGTACATGATCTCGCTTGTTCTGTTTCAAGTTCCTCTAACAATACAAGCGGTAGCAGCCGAGGTCGATATATCAGTCTTGGAGACGACAACTGCGGAGATATATCAAGTCCTATCGCAAAAGAAATGGCAAAATCTGTGCGTTCATTATTAATATCATTCAAAGATGATATTTCTGATATCAACTTCTCAGACTTCGAAAGTTTGCATGTTTTAGGTCTTGACTCTGAAGTTAAAGAGTTGTCATTTGATATTCGGAAGTTGATACATTTGAGATATTTTGACATTTCAAAAACAGAAATTGTATATTTGCCAAGTACGATTAAGTACTTGATTAACTTGAGGCATCTTTATATTAATGAGTACTCGACGGTAGAGTTGCCTATGGGAATTGGGAGATTAACTTCTCTCCAAACGCTAAACTGCTTTCCAGTGGGCGATGAGAATGGCTGCAAAATTGAAGAGCTCGGAagtttgattaatcttaaagGAGAGTTAGAGATTCGGAATCTGGAAAGGGTTCATGACAAGGAAGAGGCTGGAAAAGCCAATTtattcaaaaagtcaaaaatattGACGCTGTGTTTGAAATGGAATGGAAGCAGAGAAGGTGAAACAAATGATGAGGATGTATTGGAAAGCCTTCAACCTCACTCAGATCTGAGGGAGTTAAAGATCCGGGGATTCAATGGCAGTAGGTTTCCATTATGGACTGAGAAGATGTCAGTTCGAGATGCGCCTCAAGGCTCTTGGGTGCTACTTAACAACTTAATGTCGTTAATACTCTATAACTGCAAAGAATGTGAAGAGATCCCAATGTTGGGGCAGTTGCCCAATCTCAAGTCCCTTGTGTTGATTGGATTGGACAATGTGAAGTGTATAAATTCATCATTCTACGGAATGGTGAACAACGACACACGCATTGTTTTTCCAGCTCTCGAGAGGTTTCAATTGGTCTTCATGGATAAGCTGGCAGAGTGGGCAGAAATAGAAATTTCGGATGGAAGTGAAGTGAAGCTATTTCCTCGCCTCCAACATTTGCAAATTAAGTGGTGTGAGCAATTGATGAGTGTTCCAAGTCATGTGTCGTCATCATGCCTTCAACATTTGTCAATTAGGGGGATCGGTGTGGAATGTCTGCCAGCTGATTGGTTATTGAGTAACAGCGAGACTCTCTATTGGTTGAGTATAAAGGACTGCTGGAATTTGAGAGAAATATCAGATAGGAGGGGAGAAGAAGAATCAGAAGGAAGAAGCTTCACAATCACATCCCTCCCTATATTCCCTCGTCTGACATATTTGAAAATCAAAGGCGTTCCTAAGTTAAGTTTGGAGACTGTGGATGCAATGCGGCGCCTCCAAATTCATGGCTCCAAATACATTGACCCTGACG Aataa